A stretch of Leisingera sp. S132 DNA encodes these proteins:
- a CDS encoding IS110 family transposase has protein sequence MKYCVGLDVSLRSVAVCVIDSEGGTVLERAVACEIDDITGCLLNFAAPDLRIGFEAGAMSQHLFFGLQAVGFDVVCMEARQVNAALSAMRNKTDKTDARGIANVLRSGWFNSAHMKSREAHAIRALLSSRKAVQRKCIDLANEIRGLFRIFGLRLPSRIDQASFDERVRPIIKADPDQSHALLPLLEARAVLFSAYRELDRRVKQAASHNENCLRFMAIPGVGPIAALTFKAAVDDPKRFASSRTVSTHFGLTPRRYQSGEMDNPGRISKAGDADVRSALYAAANAMMMRSVASSEIKSWGLQLMRRKGRRRAIVAVARKLAVVMHRMWADNTEFRQRLLEGAA, from the coding sequence ATGAAATACTGTGTTGGATTGGACGTATCGCTGCGGTCAGTGGCTGTCTGTGTGATTGATTCCGAAGGTGGAACCGTACTTGAGCGCGCGGTCGCTTGCGAGATCGATGACATCACTGGTTGTCTGTTAAACTTCGCGGCCCCTGATCTTCGAATTGGTTTCGAAGCAGGCGCGATGAGCCAACATCTGTTCTTCGGGTTGCAGGCGGTAGGTTTCGACGTCGTGTGCATGGAAGCACGGCAGGTGAATGCGGCACTTTCGGCCATGCGCAACAAGACAGACAAAACAGACGCACGCGGGATTGCCAATGTGCTTCGATCTGGCTGGTTCAATTCTGCCCATATGAAAAGCCGAGAGGCTCATGCCATTCGGGCGCTGCTCAGCAGTCGCAAGGCGGTCCAGCGAAAGTGCATCGATCTGGCAAATGAGATACGCGGGCTGTTCCGGATCTTTGGATTGCGGCTGCCATCACGTATCGACCAGGCGTCCTTTGATGAGAGGGTGCGTCCCATCATCAAAGCAGACCCAGACCAGTCACATGCCTTGCTGCCGCTGTTGGAGGCCCGAGCGGTTCTCTTCTCCGCGTACCGGGAACTGGATCGACGCGTGAAGCAAGCGGCCAGCCACAATGAGAACTGCCTGCGCTTCATGGCAATCCCAGGCGTGGGGCCGATCGCGGCCCTGACCTTCAAAGCGGCGGTGGATGATCCCAAACGCTTCGCCAGTTCCAGAACGGTCTCCACGCATTTTGGCCTGACACCGAGGCGCTACCAGTCCGGAGAGATGGACAACCCCGGCCGTATCTCGAAGGCGGGAGATGCAGACGTTCGATCCGCGCTATACGCAGCAGCGAACGCGATGATGATGCGATCCGTCGCCAGCTCTGAGATCAAGAGCTGGGGCCTTCAGTTGATGCGCCGCAAAGGCCGCCGCAGAGCCATTGTCGCCGTTGCCCGCAAGCTTGCTGTCGTCATGCACCGCATGTGGGCCGACAACACCGAGTTCCGTCAAAGACTGTTGGAGGGCGCCGCATGA
- a CDS encoding class II histone deacetylase has protein sequence MPGTGFYFDEHCLWHTTGEHALIMPVGGWVQPPAGAGHAESPESKRRLKSLMDVSGLTAQLGVQSARPVTECEMARVHSSDYIERFKALSDAGGGNAGLFSPFGAGSYEIAALSAGLARRAVFDVLDGTYQNAYALSRPPGHHAGRDGSMGFCLLANIPIAIEAAKAEKGLGRVAVLDWDVHHGNGTQDIFYERDDVLTISLHQQSCFPPGSGLGEERGAGAGAGCNLNVELLPGAGHQSYADAMELLVLPALYEFKPDLIIIACGLDANNFDPLSRMTAHSGTFAYLTRAVMKAARDLCDGKLVAVHEGGYAEAVVPFCAHEVIATMAGITSDVEDPFRGVAEANQPPADFVQFQRKRLETFAAELIAD, from the coding sequence ATGCCGGGTACAGGATTTTACTTTGACGAGCATTGCCTGTGGCACACCACTGGCGAACACGCGCTGATCATGCCGGTCGGGGGCTGGGTGCAGCCGCCCGCTGGCGCCGGTCACGCGGAATCGCCAGAATCCAAGCGGCGGCTGAAGTCGCTGATGGATGTGTCCGGACTGACCGCCCAACTGGGCGTGCAGTCCGCCCGGCCCGTCACCGAATGCGAAATGGCGCGAGTCCACAGCAGTGACTACATTGAGCGTTTCAAGGCGCTCAGCGATGCCGGCGGCGGAAACGCTGGTCTGTTCTCGCCATTTGGAGCTGGCAGCTACGAAATTGCCGCGCTGTCGGCAGGGCTGGCGCGGCGGGCGGTTTTCGATGTGCTGGACGGGACCTATCAGAACGCCTATGCCCTGTCGCGCCCGCCGGGCCACCATGCCGGGCGCGACGGCTCCATGGGCTTCTGCCTGCTGGCCAATATCCCGATCGCCATCGAGGCTGCGAAGGCTGAAAAGGGGCTGGGCCGGGTGGCAGTGCTGGATTGGGATGTGCATCACGGCAACGGCACGCAGGACATCTTCTATGAGCGTGATGATGTTCTGACGATCTCACTCCACCAGCAAAGCTGCTTCCCGCCCGGCTCCGGCTTGGGGGAGGAGCGCGGCGCGGGAGCAGGAGCCGGCTGCAACTTGAACGTCGAGCTGTTGCCGGGCGCGGGCCACCAGTCCTATGCCGATGCGATGGAATTGCTGGTGCTGCCCGCGCTTTATGAATTCAAACCGGATCTGATCATCATCGCCTGCGGGCTTGATGCCAACAATTTCGACCCGCTCAGCCGGATGACTGCGCACAGCGGCACATTCGCCTATCTCACCCGCGCGGTGATGAAGGCCGCCCGTGACCTGTGCGATGGCAAACTGGTTGCGGTGCATGAGGGCGGCTATGCCGAGGCAGTGGTGCCTTTCTGTGCCCATGAGGTGATCGCCACCATGGCGGGTATCACGAGCGATGTCGAAGACCCGTTCCGTGGTGTCGCCGAAGCCAACCAGCCGCCGGCGGACTTCGTGCAGTTTCAGCGGAAGCGGCTGGAGACATTTGCTGCCGAGCTGATTGCAGATTAG
- a CDS encoding porin, with protein sequence MKKSLTLAAWLAGSLLPAATRAQDAPPLDAYGSLFRSIAGDGLEKNHRIGVLGWVDATAITASSTGADGALGNGAFFSGEEGLNLNQLGLVFCRGISCPGPLAGRPQGVIARVGPFPGPRGEQVEFGFNITATYGRDSDFFRTAGFDDFTSDLDDDNKLAFPQAYAEVYLPLLGGTTVLAGNFLSPVSGKEIGLPFTPPNWFSTHTYSLQHGPGTHTGVLISSRLPTREGAGLWGFELGAVTGWSTVEDSRPTLIGALRWRSADFRTWVDFEAVYGDGEGDAYGPSRGGSAYIALSSTGERLDRAAAYLTVGHQVNPDLSLAFEASYGFQEGGDIPAPGAITQKSEWYGLNAQARYQLADNLHLNGRAEWFRDDSAANILWAANGATGGNVYAVTAGLEWQATPALRIRPELRYDTYDGGGTLFGGGRNDQFTALLNATLRF encoded by the coding sequence ATGAAGAAGAGTTTGACGCTGGCCGCCTGGCTGGCCGGATCACTGCTGCCTGCCGCTACCCGTGCTCAGGATGCGCCGCCACTGGATGCCTACGGGTCCTTGTTCCGCAGCATCGCGGGCGACGGCCTGGAAAAGAACCACCGTATTGGTGTCTTGGGCTGGGTGGATGCAACCGCCATCACGGCGTCCAGCACTGGCGCGGACGGAGCACTCGGCAATGGCGCGTTCTTCTCCGGCGAGGAGGGGCTGAACCTCAACCAGCTGGGATTGGTGTTCTGCCGTGGCATCAGCTGCCCCGGTCCGCTGGCCGGCCGCCCGCAAGGCGTTATCGCCCGGGTCGGCCCGTTTCCGGGGCCGCGCGGCGAGCAGGTGGAGTTCGGTTTCAATATCACCGCGACCTATGGGAGGGATTCCGACTTCTTCCGTACTGCGGGGTTTGACGACTTCACCTCCGATCTGGACGATGACAACAAGCTGGCCTTCCCGCAGGCCTATGCTGAGGTCTATCTGCCGTTGCTGGGCGGCACTACGGTCTTGGCGGGGAACTTCCTGTCGCCAGTCTCTGGTAAGGAAATCGGCCTGCCTTTCACCCCGCCCAACTGGTTTTCCACCCATACCTACAGCCTGCAGCATGGGCCTGGGACCCATACCGGCGTGCTGATCAGCTCTCGTCTGCCCACGCGGGAGGGAGCCGGTCTCTGGGGCTTTGAGCTGGGCGCCGTGACCGGCTGGAGCACGGTGGAAGACAGCCGCCCGACGCTGATCGGCGCGCTGCGCTGGCGCAGTGCGGATTTCCGAACCTGGGTCGACTTCGAGGCGGTCTATGGAGACGGCGAGGGCGATGCCTACGGCCCGTCCCGCGGCGGTTCCGCCTATATCGCGCTCAGCAGCACCGGTGAACGGCTCGACCGGGCGGCGGCCTACCTGACGGTTGGCCATCAGGTGAACCCTGATCTGTCGCTCGCATTTGAGGCCAGCTACGGCTTTCAGGAGGGCGGCGATATTCCGGCCCCCGGCGCGATTACCCAAAAAAGCGAATGGTACGGCCTCAATGCCCAGGCCCGTTACCAGCTTGCGGACAATCTGCACCTGAACGGGCGTGCCGAATGGTTCCGCGACGACAGCGCCGCCAACATCCTGTGGGCCGCGAACGGCGCCACCGGCGGCAATGTTTATGCGGTGACGGCGGGGCTGGAGTGGCAGGCAACCCCCGCGCTGCGGATCCGGCCAGAGCTTCGCTACGACACCTATGACGGCGGCGGCACACTGTTTGGCGGTGGCCGCAACGACCAGTTCACCGCGCTGCTGAACGCAACGCTGCGCTTCTGA
- a CDS encoding branched-chain amino acid ABC transporter permease, with protein MTRSFLALLLTALAAAPFALNAGGLALLTEMLVLLAIAQSWNLLAGYGGLLSLGHHAFVATGAYLLFAVTRDLPVSPYIMVPLSGAGAALLALALTPVLFRLREVYFAIGMWVAAEIIKIVVGRLDYFGSSSGLPLYAARRIDTSWLPASAHWFALALAAGLCLGLWLLQQSPYGLHVHAMRDDETAARSLGVKTRRIKGTIFVLSAAGCGMAGAISFLGTLYVSPIAAFDINWTVNAIFICVIGGLGTIRGPVLGVLLFVLLREGLAAYPGWSQIALGLIAVAVMLLAPRGLSGLLDRLLPNIRRAV; from the coding sequence ATGACCCGCTCATTTCTCGCCCTTTTGCTCACTGCACTTGCTGCCGCGCCTTTTGCGCTGAATGCAGGCGGGCTGGCGCTGCTGACCGAAATGCTGGTGCTGCTGGCCATCGCCCAAAGCTGGAACTTGCTGGCGGGTTATGGCGGCCTCCTGTCGCTTGGCCACCACGCTTTTGTCGCCACCGGGGCGTACCTCTTGTTTGCCGTCACACGGGACCTGCCTGTCTCTCCCTACATCATGGTCCCGTTGTCCGGGGCCGGGGCGGCGCTGCTGGCGCTTGCCCTGACCCCGGTTCTGTTCCGCCTGCGCGAGGTCTATTTCGCCATCGGCATGTGGGTGGCGGCAGAGATCATAAAAATCGTTGTCGGCCGACTGGACTACTTCGGAAGCTCGTCCGGCCTGCCGCTTTATGCGGCGCGGCGGATCGACACCAGCTGGCTGCCCGCGTCGGCGCACTGGTTTGCGCTGGCACTGGCCGCGGGGCTGTGTCTGGGGCTGTGGCTGCTGCAGCAAAGCCCCTATGGCCTGCATGTCCATGCGATGCGCGATGACGAAACCGCCGCCCGCTCGCTGGGGGTGAAAACCCGGCGGATCAAAGGGACCATCTTTGTCCTTTCGGCGGCGGGGTGCGGCATGGCCGGCGCCATCAGTTTTCTTGGCACGCTCTATGTCTCACCAATCGCCGCCTTCGACATCAACTGGACGGTGAACGCGATCTTCATCTGCGTGATCGGGGGGCTTGGCACAATCCGCGGCCCGGTGCTCGGCGTGCTGCTGTTCGTACTTCTGCGGGAGGGGCTCGCCGCCTATCCCGGCTGGAGCCAGATTGCCCTCGGCCTCATCGCGGTTGCGGTGATGCTGTTGGCGCCGCGGGGGCTGAGCGGCCTGCTGGACCGCCTGCTCCCCAATATCAGAAGGGCCGTCTGA
- a CDS encoding branched-chain amino acid ABC transporter permease: MSTAIEILMNGLFLGGLYALFGLGLSLIFGVMRIANIAHGELAIAGALVLFTLSAAWPVSPLLLMPLVCAGAFAFGWLLQTQLLNRVLSPDPMPALLVTFGLSVVMQNAMVGLYGANSRSIDLGAVKTANLTIAGQTIGWLPLGIFLLSLSLFGGLHLILSKTRLGRAVRATSDDAETVALFAIRRRRIFAIAMAVSAACAALAGMLLASRSSITPFSGAERLLIAFEVIVIGGLGSIWASYLGGIALALVHVAGFYFDPASGLLYGHLLLLVFLLIRPQGLAGKVVTR, from the coding sequence ATGAGCACAGCCATAGAAATCCTGATGAACGGGCTGTTCCTGGGCGGGCTCTATGCGCTGTTCGGGCTGGGACTGTCGCTGATCTTCGGTGTCATGCGGATTGCCAATATCGCCCATGGCGAGCTGGCCATTGCCGGCGCGCTGGTGCTGTTTACCCTCAGCGCGGCCTGGCCCGTCAGCCCGCTCTTGCTGATGCCGCTGGTCTGCGCGGGCGCCTTCGCCTTTGGCTGGCTGCTGCAGACCCAGCTGCTGAACCGGGTGCTGAGCCCCGATCCAATGCCTGCCCTTCTGGTCACATTCGGCCTGTCGGTAGTGATGCAGAATGCCATGGTCGGCCTTTATGGCGCCAACAGCCGCAGCATCGACCTGGGCGCGGTCAAAACCGCCAATCTCACCATTGCAGGCCAGACAATCGGCTGGCTGCCGCTGGGCATCTTTCTGCTGTCGCTGTCGCTGTTCGGCGGGCTGCATCTGATCCTGAGCAAAACCCGGCTGGGCCGTGCCGTGCGCGCAACCTCTGATGATGCGGAAACCGTGGCGCTGTTTGCAATCCGCCGCCGGCGCATCTTTGCCATTGCCATGGCAGTCTCCGCAGCCTGTGCGGCACTGGCGGGAATGCTGCTGGCCTCACGCAGTTCGATCACGCCGTTTTCCGGTGCGGAGCGGCTGCTCATCGCCTTTGAGGTGATCGTGATCGGCGGCCTTGGCTCAATCTGGGCCAGCTATCTTGGCGGCATCGCCCTGGCGCTGGTGCATGTGGCGGGCTTCTACTTTGATCCGGCGTCGGGGCTGCTCTACGGGCACCTGCTTCTGCTGGTCTTCCTTCTCATCCGCCCGCAGGGGCTTGCCGGAAAGGTGGTGACACGATGA
- a CDS encoding ABC transporter ATP-binding protein yields MTLLQMQNLTARYGDFQALFGIDAHVDEGETVALIGANGAGKTTLLRAIAGLGTREAGQLTFAGQDILALDPGALAQRGIAMVPEGRRLFPSLTVAENLMIGGDVGRRGYWTLPRVLELFDEIAPMAQRPAGLLSGGQQQMVAIGRALMTNPELLLVDEASLGLAPVIVDRVYEALAGLKARGTTIVLVEQDIRRALAASDRFYCMLGGQVSLAGASDGACFERVSQAYFGENQ; encoded by the coding sequence ATGACCCTGTTGCAGATGCAGAACCTGACCGCGCGCTATGGCGATTTCCAGGCCCTGTTCGGGATTGATGCCCATGTGGACGAGGGGGAGACCGTCGCGCTGATCGGGGCCAATGGCGCGGGAAAGACCACGCTGCTGCGCGCGATTGCCGGGCTGGGCACACGCGAGGCCGGACAGCTGACCTTTGCCGGGCAGGACATTCTGGCGCTGGATCCCGGCGCGCTGGCGCAGCGCGGCATTGCCATGGTTCCGGAGGGGCGGCGGCTGTTCCCCAGCCTGACCGTGGCGGAAAACCTGATGATCGGCGGCGATGTCGGACGGCGCGGCTACTGGACCCTGCCGCGGGTGCTGGAGCTGTTCGACGAAATCGCGCCGATGGCGCAGCGGCCTGCAGGTCTGCTGTCGGGCGGCCAGCAGCAAATGGTGGCCATCGGCCGCGCGCTGATGACCAACCCGGAGCTTTTGCTGGTGGATGAGGCCTCCCTCGGGCTGGCGCCAGTGATTGTTGATCGGGTGTATGAGGCTTTGGCCGGCCTCAAGGCGCGCGGCACCACCATTGTGCTGGTCGAACAGGACATCCGCAGGGCGCTGGCAGCCTCTGACCGTTTCTACTGCATGCTCGGCGGGCAAGTGTCGCTGGCAGGCGCTTCGGACGGTGCCTGTTTCGAGCGGGTGAGTCAGGCCTATTTCGGAGAGAACCAATGA
- a CDS encoding ABC transporter ATP-binding protein, whose product MLEARNLSKAFGGLRVIEDVSVTVAPGNCLGIMGANGAGKSTFFDLLTDVTRADGGSVHVAGCDVTGFDTAGRVRAGLARAFQVPRAFASLSVSDTLYLAQHASHGIAPKAARARVEEILEITGLGPRRNNFGTALRLLDRKRLELAKALASDPKVILLDEVSGGLTDQETAEMVVLVKRLKEAGLAVLWIEHIAHALQEASDRIMMLALGRKLIEDRPEVVAADPQVRALYLGAAA is encoded by the coding sequence ATGCTGGAAGCACGCAATCTCAGCAAGGCGTTTGGCGGCCTGCGGGTGATCGAGGATGTCTCGGTCACCGTCGCACCGGGCAATTGCCTCGGGATAATGGGGGCCAATGGCGCGGGCAAGAGCACGTTCTTTGACCTCCTGACCGACGTCACACGCGCCGATGGCGGGTCTGTCCATGTGGCCGGGTGCGATGTCACCGGGTTCGACACCGCCGGGCGGGTGCGCGCCGGGCTGGCACGCGCATTTCAGGTGCCGCGCGCCTTTGCCTCGCTGAGCGTCAGCGACACCCTGTATCTGGCCCAGCACGCCAGCCACGGCATCGCGCCCAAGGCCGCACGGGCAAGGGTGGAGGAGATCCTGGAGATCACCGGCCTTGGACCGCGCCGCAACAACTTCGGTACCGCGCTGCGGTTGTTGGACCGCAAACGGCTCGAACTGGCCAAGGCGCTGGCCTCTGATCCAAAGGTGATCCTGCTGGATGAGGTGTCCGGCGGGCTGACCGATCAGGAAACCGCCGAGATGGTTGTGCTGGTCAAACGCCTGAAGGAGGCGGGGCTGGCGGTGCTGTGGATCGAACATATCGCCCATGCGCTGCAGGAGGCCTCTGACCGGATTATGATGCTTGCGCTGGGTCGCAAGCTGATCGAGGACCGCCCGGAGGTGGTTGCCGCCGACCCGCAGGTGCGCGCGCTTTATCTGGGGGCGGCGGCATGA
- a CDS encoding ABC transporter substrate-binding protein: protein MTKLTSFSRRSFLAGTAAATGALAMPSIATAASKKVRIGFISPLSGPRASFGTSDQWMVDSIRKQLEGGLNSGGSSHEVEIIVKDNQSNMNRSISAGNELILRDQVDMLLINDGDAAVALGEIADIHGIPTMSTMQPWQAWMFPRGSNPEQGFPWTFHFFWGADDAMSTFVRLWDQIDTNKSVGDFYLDNPVGQAFADPAMGLPGFIERGGYSRTEGGMFKIDSDDYSAQVSRFRDASADIVTGFGFPPHWITFWNQAGQAGYTPKACTFAAAFLFPQAIEAMGARGDGMTTEVWWTPNVPFASSFTGQSARELADAWEAGSNAQWVQTLGYSHALFEVGLNALVQSGAPKDRAAVRDVFAATKLDTVVGPVDFASSPVKNVAKTQLAGGQWRKSSGKHAFELVITENALAPDIRVESETIALPKV, encoded by the coding sequence ATGACCAAACTCACATCTTTCAGCCGCCGCAGTTTCCTGGCCGGAACGGCCGCCGCAACCGGCGCACTGGCGATGCCATCCATTGCAACCGCTGCTTCCAAGAAGGTGCGGATCGGCTTCATCTCGCCGCTGAGCGGGCCGCGCGCCTCGTTCGGGACATCGGACCAGTGGATGGTCGACAGCATCCGCAAGCAGCTGGAGGGCGGGCTGAACTCAGGTGGCAGCTCCCATGAGGTGGAGATCATCGTGAAGGACAACCAGTCCAACATGAACCGCTCAATCTCCGCTGGCAATGAGCTGATCCTGCGCGATCAGGTCGATATGCTGCTGATCAACGACGGCGATGCAGCGGTGGCTTTGGGCGAAATCGCCGATATTCATGGCATCCCGACGATGAGCACGATGCAGCCCTGGCAGGCCTGGATGTTCCCGCGCGGCTCCAACCCTGAACAGGGCTTTCCTTGGACCTTCCATTTCTTTTGGGGCGCAGATGACGCCATGAGCACCTTTGTGCGGCTTTGGGATCAGATCGACACCAACAAGAGCGTTGGCGATTTCTATCTCGACAACCCAGTCGGACAGGCCTTTGCCGATCCGGCGATGGGGTTGCCTGGCTTCATCGAGCGGGGCGGTTACTCGCGCACTGAGGGCGGCATGTTCAAGATCGACTCGGATGACTATTCCGCTCAGGTCAGCCGCTTCCGCGACGCCAGCGCCGATATTGTGACCGGCTTCGGCTTCCCGCCGCATTGGATCACCTTCTGGAACCAGGCGGGGCAGGCTGGTTACACCCCAAAGGCCTGCACCTTTGCGGCGGCCTTTCTGTTCCCGCAGGCGATTGAAGCGATGGGCGCACGCGGCGATGGCATGACAACTGAGGTCTGGTGGACCCCGAATGTGCCCTTCGCCTCATCCTTCACCGGGCAAAGTGCCCGTGAGCTGGCAGATGCCTGGGAGGCGGGCAGCAACGCGCAATGGGTGCAGACGCTGGGCTACAGCCATGCGCTGTTCGAGGTGGGCCTGAATGCGCTGGTGCAGTCCGGCGCCCCCAAGGACCGCGCCGCAGTCCGCGACGTCTTTGCTGCCACAAAACTGGACACGGTTGTGGGGCCGGTGGATTTTGCCTCCAGCCCTGTCAAAAACGTGGCGAAGACCCAGCTGGCGGGCGGCCAGTGGCGCAAGTCCTCCGGCAAGCACGCGTTTGAACTGGTGATTACCGAAAACGCCCTCGCACCCGACATTCGCGTCGAAAGTGAAACCATCGCGTTGCCCAAGGTCTGA
- a CDS encoding helix-turn-helix transcriptional regulator — MNRYDLSEFVLSLMDKANTHTPLHFQQYMIGLMRGITVFDSAWWGWSVFRGGKIAMVHTMVSGLPDGFEPKVKAHLVNDPFVRTGRSLKRYARSLSVEDAVTDPGFKVFAAEFDLTQMLNGHCKVREGPFNFFMSLYRHGQNPAFTDTETTDFLAILRHLEQALSMCLQLDLGLRVDPCNEWGLLDHEGELFLCSSGFNGAVKDGLEPGQKPTAMMREFAGQAVVTAPSGTTFSRVRYLDDLWLVSAQPVSPLNRLSPKERRVAELLIAGATMRAIAEESGVSINTVRNQAASVYRKTGVHNKVELLRLAGGLPR, encoded by the coding sequence ATGAACCGCTATGATCTGAGTGAATTTGTGCTGAGCCTGATGGACAAGGCCAACACCCATACGCCGCTGCATTTCCAGCAGTACATGATCGGGCTGATGCGCGGGATTACGGTGTTCGATTCCGCCTGGTGGGGCTGGTCAGTGTTCCGCGGCGGCAAGATCGCGATGGTGCATACGATGGTCAGCGGCCTGCCAGACGGGTTCGAGCCCAAGGTCAAGGCGCATCTGGTAAATGACCCTTTCGTGCGCACAGGCCGCTCCCTGAAACGGTATGCCCGGTCATTGTCTGTCGAGGATGCTGTGACAGATCCCGGATTTAAAGTATTTGCAGCGGAATTCGACCTGACCCAGATGCTGAACGGCCATTGCAAGGTGCGCGAGGGGCCATTCAATTTCTTCATGTCACTCTACCGGCATGGCCAGAACCCGGCCTTTACCGATACGGAGACAACGGATTTCCTGGCTATCCTGCGGCATCTGGAACAGGCGCTGTCGATGTGCCTGCAGCTGGATTTGGGTTTGCGTGTGGATCCCTGTAACGAATGGGGGCTGCTTGATCACGAGGGCGAGCTATTCCTGTGCTCTTCCGGTTTCAATGGCGCGGTGAAAGACGGACTGGAGCCAGGGCAGAAGCCGACCGCCATGATGCGGGAATTCGCTGGGCAAGCGGTGGTTACCGCACCTTCCGGGACCACTTTCAGCCGCGTTCGCTATTTGGACGATCTGTGGCTGGTTTCGGCCCAGCCCGTCAGCCCGCTGAACCGGCTGTCCCCGAAGGAACGCCGGGTGGCGGAGCTGCTGATTGCCGGGGCGACCATGCGGGCGATTGCCGAAGAATCTGGCGTTTCAATCAATACCGTGCGGAATCAGGCGGCCTCCGTTTACCGGAAAACTGGCGTTCACAACAAAGTCGAACTGCTCCGCTTGGCGGGCGGCCTGCCGCGCTAG
- a CDS encoding nuclear transport factor 2 family protein, whose protein sequence is MTATLKDVIATKSRQFEANFAAGDVAALVEDYYTPDPVVIGQGIGTFSGRDGASAYFLGAVQDMKTAQLSTTSVQHEGSSAIETGRVVLTPRAEGAGDIHLAYVVVWQNGEDGWKVHMDYFMPAAA, encoded by the coding sequence ATGACTGCTACGCTGAAAGACGTGATCGCCACCAAGTCCCGCCAGTTCGAGGCGAATTTCGCCGCCGGCGATGTCGCCGCGCTGGTGGAGGACTACTATACCCCCGACCCGGTGGTGATCGGCCAAGGAATTGGAACCTTTTCCGGCCGGGATGGTGCCTCGGCCTATTTCCTTGGCGCCGTGCAGGACATGAAAACGGCGCAGTTATCCACCACATCGGTGCAGCATGAGGGCAGCAGCGCCATTGAAACCGGCCGGGTGGTGCTGACACCGCGTGCTGAGGGCGCAGGTGATATCCATCTGGCCTATGTGGTGGTCTGGCAGAACGGCGAGGACGGCTGGAAGGTCCACATGGACTATTTCATGCCCGCCGCCGCCTGA